The genomic region CTATCAATTCCTCTGGGGAGAAAAGACGCTGCGTTACCTGGGGGATAACTATCGCTACCCAATTATCCCGCAGGATGCCCTGTCAGAATTACCGCCAAGGCGCTTAGAACAGGCAAAATGTTCAAAATTGGTTGTAGCGGGGATGACGAAGGTTCTAGAGGCGGCTATCGACCTGAACGGGGATGTTTTGGCGGGGAAGTCTACCTGTATTATTTTCTCTTCCCTGGATTTGCGCTACTTATTAGCGTTGCTCAATAGCCAGTTCATGACCTTTTATTATCGCACGGTGTTTGGGGGCGATCGCTTGCAGGGGGGATATCTGCGGGTGGGGGTAGCGCAGTTGCGATCGCTTCCCATTGTAATCGCACAGGAGAGTCAGCGCGATCGCCTAATTCACCAGGTTAACCGCCTTCTCGAACTTTACCCCCAACTCAGCGCCACCCAAGCCACCCCTATCCGCCGACAAATTCAAGCCCTGAATCGCCAAATTGACGAGCAAGTCTATCAACTCTACAACATTACCGCCGATTCTCTTCGGGCCCCAAGGTAGAGTTGGCACAAGGCAAGTTAAGTTAGCGCAATCGTATTTCCAATGCGCTTTAAAATTCTCATGGCATCATAAAGACGATTTCGCAAAGGCACAGGTGAGAAAATATCTGAAACATCATACTGATGTCTAGCCAGCTTCACAAAAATAATCTCATTTCCGTTTGTCACCATACCAAACACGGGTCGATCGGGATGGGGATTTGCCATCATATAGGCTAGAGTTTGGGGAAGAGCAGACATTGCCGAAATGGTCGTCCGTTTTGATTCTAGCAACGTTACCCAAAACTGATTTTGCACCACTAAGGTGTCAATCCGACCTCGCAAAGTTTCTGCATCCTCACCCTGTTCTAAAATAATATTAACCGAGGCTTCTCCACGCATTTTAAAGGGCGGATCGTACAAACCAGCTTTTTCTAATAAAGGCGAACCCATCAATAGAGTTACGGTTCCTTCAGCGAGACTCCCATCGGCGAGATGATAGAGATAGCGGCGTCTAATAACATCAAGCTCGTTTTTCTGAGTATCCGTAATTTCGGGTAAATTTTCATACCATTCGCTAAAAAACCCCTCGTCTTCTGTCCGTTGGAGGTGAAAGCGAGTTTCAACATCTGCCAAGGTTGCGATCGCATCGGTAATCGCTGTTTTCAGAACCACATTGTACTTTCTCTCAATAGGGCCATTGTAACGTAGCCGGAAGTTGCTGAGAGGGCAAAGATCGCCTCTTTTAGATAGATAATGAGGAATGTTTAACGGATTGGCGGTTTTCGCAGGAGTCGCGAGAGCGAATTGCAAGTTATGCTTCCATTGCACGGGTTAATTGTTTCTTGTCAAGCACCCATTGATTCACCCCTCCACGATCCACCTATTATCGCAGCAATGGCTCAGGCGGCAGTCAACCAGGGGGCGACGGGGGTGCGTTTAGATACCCCCGCGCATATTCAAGCGACGCGTCAGTGTCTCAAAGCGCCGATTATTGGCTTATGGAAACAACAAATTCCCGGCTTTGACGTTTATATTACCCCACAGTTTCAGCACGCAGAAGCGATCGCCCAAGCGGGAGCCGATATAATCGCGATTGATGCTACTTTAAGAGCAAGACCCAATGGCGAAACCCTAGAAACCCTGATCTCTCGCATCCATCAGGAATTGGGTTTACCCGTAAT from Desertifilum tharense IPPAS B-1220 harbors:
- a CDS encoding type I restriction endonuclease subunit R yields the protein MVLKTAITDAIATLADVETRFHLQRTEDEGFFSEWYENLPEITDTQKNELDVIRRRYLYHLADGSLAEGTVTLLMGSPLLEKAGLYDPPFKMRGEASVNIILEQGEDAETLRGRIDTLVVQNQFWVTLLESKRTTISAMSALPQTLAYMMANPHPDRPVFGMVTNGNEIIFVKLARHQYDVSDIFSPVPLRNRLYDAMRILKRIGNTIALT
- a CDS encoding N-acetylmannosamine-6-phosphate 2-epimerase; the encoded protein is MLPLHGLIVSCQAPIDSPLHDPPIIAAMAQAAVNQGATGVRLDTPAHIQATRQCLKAPIIGLWKQQIPGFDVYITPQFQHAEAIAQAGADIIAIDATLRARPNGETLETLISRIHQELGLPVMADIDTLEAAENAEKLGADVVGTTLFGYTQATQHLTPPGLDLLRQMVEKLSVPIICEGGIASPQMAKQALDFGATAVVVGTDITGIDLKVKAYQQALG